A genomic window from Maylandia zebra isolate NMK-2024a linkage group LG20, Mzebra_GT3a, whole genome shotgun sequence includes:
- the LOC112436684 gene encoding low-density lipoprotein receptor-related protein 1 produces the protein MTFSTDKHGGRCRLVRGFCENGGTCLQTSNGTKLCLCPTKYVGHQCELDKCQFCGTGKCLTSASGEVSCSCPNGQIQPSCYTCSNYCAHGQCSVDNRTLLPQCTCAVGWRGYRCDITAPIESHTSSGSTASIIVPVLLLLLLALLVVGAILWYKQRMRGSLCPGKSRSQCSRAKGFQHHRMTNGAMNVEIGNPAYKIYEGDPDDDAGELLDSDFALDPDKPTNFTNPVYATLYMGAHNSRNSLASTDEKKELLSQVDEDMSDPLA, from the exons GCTTCTGCGAGAATGGTGGAACCTGCTTACAGACCTCCAACGGCACCAAACTTTGTCTGTGCCCCACCAAGTACGTCGGGCACCAGTGTGAGCTGGACAAATGTCAGTTCTGCGGAACGGGCAAATGTTTGACGTCAGCCTCAGGGGAGGTTTCCTGCAG CTGTCCAAATGGTCAGATCCAACCCAGCTGCTATACCTGTTCAAACTACTGCGCACATGGACAGTGTTCAGTAGACAATCGCACACTGCTGCCACAGTGCAC GTGTGCTGTTGGATGGAGGGGATACAGATGTGATATCACAGCTCCTATAGAGTCTCATACTTCTAGTGGTA GTACTGCGTCAATCATCGTcccagtgctgctgctgctgttgctggcaTTGCTGGTGGTTGGTGCCATCTTGTGGTACAAGCAGAGAATGCGTGG GTCTCTATGCCCGGGCAAATCTCGTTCTCAGTGCTCGCG TGCCAAGGGCTTCCAGCACCACCGAATGACCAACGGGGCCATGAATGTTGAGATTGGAAACCCTGCCTATAAGATCTATGAAGGAGATCCTGATGATGATGCTGGGGAACTTCTGGACTCCGACTTTGCTTTAGACCCAGACAAG CCCACCAACTTCACGAACCCAGTGTATGCCACCCTGTACATGGGTGCCCACAACAGCCGCAATTCTCTGGCGAGCACTGATGAAAAGAAGGAGCTCCTCTCCCAGGTTGACGAGGACATGAGCGACCCCCTGGCATAG